In one Candidatus Methylacidiphilales bacterium genomic region, the following are encoded:
- the ispG gene encoding (E)-4-hydroxy-3-methylbut-2-enyl-diphosphate synthase, translating into MDEKLVYLREPYVYKRRVTRAVRVGKVQIGGGAPIVVQSMLTCDTMDTAKCVEQTLELVKVGCEVVRIAAPTVKDAANLRNIKEALLARGCDVPIVADIHFKPEAAMEAAQWADGVRINPGNFADKKKFQVREYTREQYEEELQRIEECFAPLVKLCLERGIAMRIGTNHGSLSDRIMNYYGDTPLGMVESALEYARVARKYGYHNFVFSMKSSNPKVMIQAYRLLVAKLDAEGPDWNYPLHLGVTEAGDGEDGRIKSAIGIGSLLMDGIGDTIRVSLTEESVYEIPVGRALVAWVEKLQASCEGAKISPPLGFDPFSFERRAVPVFEFNGVRLGKGEPARVVVTREQKSILENQGKGFGETPPELVFEELRLIEVDPENREEIEKVNALAETHLITVPDGCRLNPITAYRLLDAQLDKRHALLIKDTFRPPQPGVAEGLDPLESLIAASVVIGSLVCDGIGDAIWVRSEPGAGAALRLSYNILQAAGNRTFKTDYVACPSCGRTLFNLQATTARIKAATSHLKGVKIAIMGCIVNGPGEMADADFGYVGGAPGKINLYVGKNPVKFNIPEEEAVDRLKDLIREHGKWTDP; encoded by the coding sequence TGAGAGAGCCTTATGTTTATAAGCGGCGTGTAACACGCGCTGTGAGGGTGGGAAAAGTGCAGATAGGTGGGGGGGCTCCGATTGTGGTGCAATCGATGTTGACATGCGATACGATGGACACGGCGAAGTGCGTGGAGCAGACGTTGGAGCTGGTGAAGGTCGGCTGTGAGGTGGTGCGAATTGCGGCGCCGACGGTAAAAGACGCTGCGAATTTGAGGAATATTAAGGAGGCGTTGCTAGCAAGGGGGTGTGATGTGCCAATCGTGGCGGATATTCATTTTAAGCCGGAGGCGGCTATGGAGGCGGCGCAGTGGGCAGATGGTGTGAGGATAAACCCTGGGAATTTTGCGGATAAAAAGAAATTTCAGGTGAGAGAGTATACACGGGAGCAGTATGAGGAGGAGTTGCAAAGGATTGAGGAGTGTTTTGCGCCTTTGGTGAAGTTGTGTCTGGAGCGTGGGATAGCGATGCGGATCGGCACCAATCATGGTTCGCTTTCGGATCGGATCATGAATTACTATGGTGATACGCCACTGGGGATGGTGGAGAGCGCTTTGGAGTATGCGCGGGTGGCGCGGAAGTATGGTTATCACAATTTTGTTTTTTCGATGAAGTCTTCTAATCCGAAGGTGATGATTCAGGCCTATCGGCTTTTAGTTGCTAAGCTGGATGCGGAGGGGCCGGATTGGAATTATCCGTTGCATTTAGGGGTAACTGAGGCTGGAGATGGAGAGGATGGTCGAATTAAAAGTGCGATAGGAATAGGGTCGCTGTTAATGGATGGGATTGGAGATACGATTCGGGTATCGTTGACGGAGGAGAGTGTGTATGAGATACCAGTTGGCAGAGCTTTGGTGGCGTGGGTGGAAAAGCTGCAGGCGAGTTGCGAAGGAGCTAAGATTTCGCCGCCGTTGGGATTTGATCCGTTTAGTTTTGAGCGGCGGGCGGTGCCGGTTTTCGAATTTAATGGGGTCAGGCTTGGAAAGGGTGAACCTGCTCGTGTGGTGGTGACAAGAGAGCAGAAAAGTATTTTAGAAAATCAGGGAAAAGGATTTGGAGAAACGCCGCCGGAGTTAGTGTTTGAGGAACTTAGACTGATCGAGGTTGATCCGGAGAACCGAGAAGAGATTGAGAAAGTAAATGCTCTTGCAGAAACGCATTTGATCACCGTGCCTGATGGTTGCAGGCTGAATCCTATCACCGCTTATCGGTTGCTAGATGCGCAGCTTGATAAGCGCCATGCGTTGTTGATTAAAGATACATTTAGACCACCGCAACCAGGAGTTGCTGAGGGGCTAGATCCCTTGGAAAGTTTGATCGCTGCGTCTGTCGTGATAGGGTCTTTAGTATGCGATGGGATTGGTGATGCGATCTGGGTGAGAAGCGAGCCTGGGGCCGGGGCTGCGTTGCGTTTAAGCTATAATATACTTCAAGCAGCGGGGAATCGCACATTTAAGACAGACTACGTCGCTTGCCCCTCATGCGGGCGGACTTTATTTAATTTGCAAGCTACCACAGCTCGTATCAAGGCTGCGACGTCGCACCTCAAAGGAGTAAAAATAGCTATAATGGGGTGCATCGTAAATGGGCCAGGGGAGATGGCTGACGCTGACTTCGGGTATGTCGGGGGAGCGCCAGGGAAGATCAACCTCTATGTGGGCAAGAATCCAGTTAAATTTAACATTCCAGAAGAAGAGGCTGTGGATCGGCTTAAAGACTTGATCCGCGAGCATGGAAAATGGACTGATCCATAG
- the sufB gene encoding Fe-S cluster assembly protein SufB — MSTETLDLNSIDQSKGDFTYDVRYTYDAGRGLTEKTIDYICDVKNDPQWIREFRHHALKVFLSKPTPTHWASRELEKIDYDVFRYYLSQGPKPKKSWEEVPEEVKKTFERLGIPEQERKFLAGVEAQFDSEAAYSNIKKAIEDQGVIFVGSTEGLHEYPDIFRPWFSKVVPVGDNKFSALNSAVFSGGSFIYVPKGVKVKHPLQAYFRINAEQFGQFERTLIIADEGAEVTYMEGCTAPRFNTPTLHSAVVELVALRGAKIQYITVQNWAPNVFNLVTKRGLAHEESEIKWIDCNIGSRLTMKYPGVILKGRKARGEVISIALANNGQHQDTGAKMIHAADETTSIIVSKSISIGQGRASYRGLVKIPSHLKGCKNNTECDALLINTNSRTDTYPAITVRGDKNCVQHEASVSKVSAEQIFYMQQRGLTEAQAMSLSVNGFVNDLVRQFPMEYSVELKRLIDLEMEGSVG, encoded by the coding sequence GTGAGCACTGAGACTCTTGATCTAAACAGCATAGACCAATCCAAAGGTGATTTTACTTATGACGTAAGATACACTTACGACGCGGGTCGAGGGCTTACTGAAAAAACAATAGATTATATTTGCGACGTCAAAAATGATCCTCAATGGATTCGAGAGTTCCGTCATCATGCTTTGAAAGTTTTTCTGTCGAAACCTACGCCGACACATTGGGCTAGCCGGGAGCTTGAGAAAATAGATTATGATGTTTTTCGCTATTATTTGTCTCAAGGGCCAAAGCCCAAGAAGAGCTGGGAAGAGGTGCCGGAAGAAGTCAAAAAAACATTCGAGCGGCTCGGCATACCAGAGCAGGAGCGTAAATTTTTAGCTGGGGTGGAAGCGCAGTTCGATAGCGAAGCTGCATACTCGAACATCAAAAAAGCTATCGAAGACCAAGGAGTAATATTTGTCGGCAGCACTGAAGGTTTGCATGAATATCCAGACATTTTTCGGCCTTGGTTTAGCAAAGTCGTTCCCGTAGGAGATAATAAGTTTAGTGCGCTCAACTCGGCTGTCTTTAGCGGAGGAAGCTTTATTTATGTGCCTAAAGGTGTAAAGGTCAAACATCCTCTCCAGGCCTATTTTAGGATCAACGCAGAACAGTTTGGTCAGTTCGAACGCACTTTGATCATCGCTGACGAAGGGGCTGAGGTCACTTACATGGAAGGCTGCACAGCTCCCAGGTTCAACACGCCGACTCTGCATAGTGCGGTGGTAGAACTTGTCGCACTCAGGGGCGCAAAAATTCAATACATTACCGTGCAGAATTGGGCGCCAAATGTGTTCAATCTCGTTACAAAACGTGGCCTTGCACACGAGGAATCTGAGATCAAATGGATTGACTGCAACATCGGCTCGCGGCTGACTATGAAGTATCCTGGCGTCATCCTCAAAGGGCGTAAGGCGCGCGGAGAAGTGATATCAATCGCCTTAGCCAACAACGGCCAACATCAAGACACGGGTGCAAAGATGATACACGCTGCTGATGAGACGACGTCGATTATTGTCTCCAAATCCATATCGATAGGTCAAGGTCGAGCCAGCTACCGAGGGTTAGTGAAGATTCCTAGCCATCTGAAAGGTTGCAAGAATAACACAGAGTGTGATGCCCTGCTGATTAACACGAATTCTCGCACTGACACATATCCGGCGATCACTGTGCGGGGCGACAAAAACTGTGTCCAGCATGAAGCCAGCGTCAGCAAAGTAAGCGCTGAGCAAATTTTCTACATGCAGCAACGAGGCCTTACTGAAGCTCAAGCTATGAGTCTCTCGGTGAACGGTTTTGTTAACGATCTTGTGCGTCAGTTTCCGATGGAATACAGCGTAGAGCTCAAACGACTGATAGACCTGGAAATGGAAGGTTCCGTCGGATAA
- the hprK gene encoding HPr(Ser) kinase/phosphatase — protein MSSKPSIPEVTVGHFYTQHAEALQLKLLAGAGGLNRVIKQGAVNRPGLALAGFYVDFAHDRVQIIGRAETAYLKSLGEDLSRVRLRELFRHNIPCLIFARSIVPPKVVLEEAEAENIAVFSSPMTTYRLVNAATICLEMDFAPTTSEHGSMIDIQGIGILVRGKSGVGKSECVLSLIERGHSIVSDDITRFKLIEGRELVGTASDLTRFHMEVRGLGIINLASIFGVRSIRLEKTLDLVCTLKDWNEVENIERVGMETEYYEILGIKVPHVTIPVRPGRDLASLVEVAAMDQKLKRMGQNSAVEFNQRLIQSMSKPIR, from the coding sequence ATGTCTAGCAAGCCTTCTATTCCTGAAGTGACCGTGGGGCATTTCTACACACAGCACGCCGAAGCTCTCCAGCTCAAGCTACTAGCCGGCGCTGGTGGCCTAAATCGAGTTATAAAACAAGGAGCAGTAAATCGACCCGGACTCGCCCTTGCTGGGTTTTATGTTGATTTTGCACATGATCGTGTGCAAATCATCGGTCGCGCTGAGACGGCCTACCTCAAATCCCTCGGCGAAGATTTAAGCCGCGTTCGGCTTCGAGAACTATTCCGTCATAACATCCCATGTTTGATCTTCGCTCGATCTATCGTGCCTCCGAAGGTTGTGCTTGAAGAAGCTGAAGCAGAAAACATCGCTGTGTTTAGTTCGCCAATGACAACCTACCGCTTAGTCAACGCGGCAACAATATGTCTCGAAATGGATTTTGCACCGACTACAAGCGAGCACGGCAGCATGATTGATATCCAAGGAATTGGCATTCTCGTGCGTGGAAAGAGTGGAGTTGGAAAAAGTGAATGCGTGTTGTCTCTTATCGAGAGAGGACACAGCATCGTCTCGGATGATATTACGCGCTTTAAGCTGATTGAAGGCCGCGAGTTGGTAGGAACGGCGTCCGATCTTACCAGATTCCACATGGAAGTCAGAGGACTCGGTATCATTAACCTTGCGAGCATATTCGGGGTGCGTTCAATCAGATTAGAAAAAACATTGGACCTCGTCTGCACCCTGAAAGATTGGAATGAAGTCGAGAATATCGAACGAGTCGGCATGGAGACCGAATACTATGAAATTTTAGGCATCAAAGTCCCCCACGTTACAATACCTGTGCGTCCGGGGCGAGATTTGGCAAGCCTTGTCGAGGTAGCAGCTATGGATCAAAAGCTAAAGCGGATGGGACAAAATTCAGCAGTTGAATTTAACCAACGCCTCATTCAATCTATGAGCAAGCCCATACGGTAA
- a CDS encoding HPr family phosphocarrier protein, translating to MTFAIQNLASDKAELHIEIQNKLGLHARPAAMFVRVANRFSSEIIVEKDGEEINGKSIMGLMLLAAGQGSKLKIIATGKDAHEALRALGEIIERKFDEE from the coding sequence ATGACATTTGCTATCCAGAACCTCGCTTCAGACAAAGCTGAGCTCCACATAGAGATCCAGAATAAGCTCGGCCTGCATGCCCGACCCGCGGCGATGTTTGTACGAGTGGCCAATCGTTTCTCTTCGGAAATCATCGTTGAAAAAGATGGCGAAGAAATCAACGGAAAAAGCATCATGGGCTTGATGCTCCTTGCTGCAGGCCAAGGTTCCAAGTTGAAAATTATTGCTACTGGCAAAGATGCGCACGAGGCCTTAAGAGCCCTGGGCGAAATCATCGAACGAAAGTTCGACGAAGAATAA
- the ptsP gene encoding phosphoenolpyruvate--protein phosphotransferase, which translates to MPESSPAQLTLRGRAAVPGVAFGPIVIFQRGKNIVRKRKITEDQIPSEINRLEEAILKTQQEIRRIHQKMKEATSQEDAAIFDAHLLFVDDAMIIENVKRRLREELLNIDYIYHDVARQYAEQLAAMDDPYLKDRAADVTDVSGRVLAHLKGGSTGSQISLEAPSIVVANDLLLTDLAELDRSLALGIATEHGSSTSHVAIMARALNLPAVVGIRDLTQLVSNADYALIDGHEGLLILHPTQQTLFEYGQLEHRRRLFEESLKTLRDLPAQSTDGHTIILSGNIELPQEIPLLKEQGAEGIGLYRTEFLFLNHDRLPTEEEQFQVYKSVAAAVKPHTVILRTLDIGGDKSIPIPRATVDANPFLGWRGIRLALDCEDVFVTQLRAMARAAIEGNISIMFPMIADIQELRRAKKIWHTVLSDLQSQGLIDDRHIPCGMMMEIPSAALMAEVFAPEVDFISIGTNDLVQYTLAVDRLNERVANLYQPAHPAVLRLIKHIIEAAHAAKIWVGICGEAAADIRLTPVFLGLGVDELSMGSVSIPRVKKAIRSLSRETLRPLCDEWLKLSTAQQVLQQLEEIAQTYYPDLLV; encoded by the coding sequence ATGCCTGAAAGCTCGCCGGCACAACTCACTCTTCGTGGGCGTGCCGCAGTGCCCGGAGTAGCCTTCGGCCCGATTGTCATATTTCAGAGAGGCAAAAATATTGTTCGAAAACGAAAAATCACAGAAGACCAGATACCATCGGAAATCAATCGTCTTGAAGAAGCGATCCTCAAGACACAACAAGAGATACGCAGGATCCATCAAAAAATGAAAGAAGCGACTTCACAGGAAGACGCAGCCATTTTTGATGCCCACCTGCTCTTCGTAGACGATGCCATGATCATTGAAAACGTTAAGAGGCGACTTCGAGAAGAGTTGTTAAATATCGATTACATCTACCACGATGTCGCTCGACAATATGCAGAACAATTAGCTGCAATGGACGATCCATACCTCAAAGATCGTGCAGCGGATGTTACTGACGTAAGTGGACGCGTCTTAGCCCACCTTAAGGGCGGATCCACAGGCTCGCAAATTTCTCTAGAAGCCCCCTCCATAGTTGTTGCTAACGACCTTCTCCTCACGGATCTCGCAGAGCTCGATCGATCGCTAGCTCTTGGAATCGCTACCGAACATGGCAGCTCTACATCCCACGTCGCCATCATGGCCCGCGCCCTCAATCTTCCAGCTGTAGTCGGTATCCGCGATCTTACTCAGCTTGTTTCCAATGCAGACTATGCGCTCATAGACGGTCACGAGGGCCTTCTTATTCTTCATCCCACTCAGCAAACGCTTTTCGAGTATGGTCAACTCGAGCATCGCCGCCGCCTTTTCGAAGAAAGCCTCAAAACGCTTCGCGATCTCCCCGCGCAAAGCACAGACGGTCATACCATCATCCTCTCGGGGAATATTGAGCTACCTCAAGAAATTCCCCTCCTCAAAGAACAAGGTGCAGAAGGCATAGGGCTATATCGCACAGAATTTCTCTTTCTAAATCACGATCGGCTACCCACTGAAGAAGAACAATTTCAAGTTTACAAATCGGTCGCCGCAGCAGTTAAACCTCATACCGTTATTCTTCGCACGCTCGACATCGGTGGAGATAAATCTATCCCCATCCCGCGGGCTACTGTCGATGCCAATCCATTCCTCGGATGGCGAGGGATACGCCTCGCTCTGGATTGCGAGGATGTCTTCGTCACACAGCTTCGCGCGATGGCTCGAGCTGCTATCGAAGGCAATATCAGCATAATGTTTCCTATGATTGCAGACATTCAAGAATTACGGCGTGCTAAAAAAATCTGGCATACCGTTCTCTCCGACTTGCAATCACAAGGACTCATCGACGATCGTCACATCCCTTGTGGCATGATGATGGAGATCCCATCAGCAGCGCTGATGGCAGAGGTATTTGCTCCAGAAGTCGATTTTATCAGCATCGGTACGAATGATCTCGTGCAATATACACTAGCAGTAGATCGGTTAAACGAACGCGTTGCCAATCTCTACCAACCTGCTCATCCAGCGGTCCTTCGTCTCATCAAACACATCATCGAAGCAGCTCATGCCGCTAAAATTTGGGTCGGCATCTGTGGGGAAGCAGCAGCCGATATCCGCCTGACACCTGTTTTTCTAGGACTGGGAGTTGATGAACTAAGCATGGGCTCTGTATCCATCCCGCGCGTTAAAAAAGCAATTCGTTCACTCTCTCGAGAGACATTGCGCCCCTTATGCGATGAATGGCTTAAGCTTTCCACCGCACAGCAAGTGCTTCAGCAGCTCGAGGAAATTGCTCAGACCTACTACCCAGACCTGCTCGTCTAA
- a CDS encoding nucleotidyltransferase family protein, which produces MKLLILAAGYATRLYPLTQNTPKPLLPVGGQPMINNVIERVTTIPGLNEILIVTNHKFTPHFQTWASNYTIIHPRYRITIIDDGSTDDSNKLGAIGDIHFVIRQGHVGDQDLVVVAGDNLFTESLKGFGEYCQQIHAPVLAVYDVGNLEEIKKYNSISLDTDGRITFFEEKPNTPTTTLTGIALYYFPRHIVPLFDTYIQEGNNPDQPGRFIQWLYPRTPVYTWRVPGKWFDIGSKETLEEVNRYFARYY; this is translated from the coding sequence ATGAAGCTTCTCATCTTGGCCGCTGGATATGCCACACGCCTCTATCCCCTTACACAAAACACCCCCAAACCCCTCCTCCCCGTAGGCGGCCAGCCCATGATCAACAACGTTATCGAGCGAGTGACCACCATTCCCGGGCTCAACGAAATCCTTATCGTTACCAACCACAAATTTACTCCTCATTTTCAAACTTGGGCTTCCAACTACACCATCATCCATCCTCGTTATCGCATCACTATCATAGACGATGGCTCCACAGACGACTCCAATAAACTTGGAGCCATCGGCGATATTCACTTCGTTATTCGTCAAGGTCACGTCGGGGATCAAGATTTAGTGGTTGTCGCAGGCGATAATCTCTTTACCGAATCGCTTAAAGGTTTTGGAGAATATTGCCAACAAATCCACGCCCCTGTCCTAGCCGTCTATGATGTCGGGAATCTCGAAGAAATAAAAAAATACAACTCGATCTCACTCGATACAGACGGCCGCATTACATTCTTCGAAGAAAAACCCAACACCCCAACCACTACGCTTACCGGTATCGCTCTCTATTATTTTCCAAGACATATTGTCCCCCTTTTTGACACTTACATCCAAGAAGGGAACAACCCCGATCAACCTGGACGATTTATCCAGTGGCTCTATCCTCGCACACCTGTCTACACGTGGCGTGTGCCAGGGAAGTGGTTCGATATCGGCAGTAAAGAAACCCTCGAAGAGGTGAATCGCTATTTTGCTCGCTACTATTAA
- the alr gene encoding alanine racemase, producing MKGCDRSWAEISLTALQHNVQFIRKQIGKDRKIIAVVKADAYGHGAVEVARCLVDNGVEMLGVANVREGLELREAGLSASILLLGAALPEEMEEGIKAGLIFTLSSFEEWETLEHKAERVGIKARAHVKFDTGMGRLGFFADRTTAVRERILRSSRWLVVEAYYSHLACADEEDEKMTLIQEERFRGILRELPQRPWHLANSAGLMRFPSLYGDAVRPGLMVYGVSPLIQNQEKLRPVLTWKSRVSLVRHMRAGMTISYGATYRLKEDAWVGVVSVGYADGYPRKLSNNGEILVKGRRCPILGRVTMDAVMVDLSSIYMRGESIQTGEEVTLVGKCGSEEISVRELAERTGVIPWEVLTGISKRVRRYIVA from the coding sequence ATGAAAGGATGCGATCGTTCGTGGGCGGAAATTTCGTTAACTGCACTGCAGCACAACGTGCAATTTATTCGAAAACAGATTGGAAAAGATCGGAAGATCATCGCGGTCGTCAAAGCGGATGCTTACGGACATGGAGCTGTGGAGGTGGCACGTTGTTTAGTAGATAATGGGGTTGAAATGTTGGGTGTAGCGAATGTGCGGGAAGGCTTAGAATTAAGAGAAGCAGGCCTGAGCGCTTCAATTCTGCTACTCGGGGCAGCGTTACCGGAGGAGATGGAAGAAGGTATTAAAGCTGGATTGATTTTTACGCTTTCAAGTTTTGAAGAATGGGAAACGTTGGAACACAAAGCAGAAAGGGTAGGAATAAAGGCTAGGGCGCATGTGAAATTCGACACAGGGATGGGACGTTTAGGTTTTTTCGCTGACAGAACTACAGCTGTGAGGGAGCGCATATTGCGTTCTTCGAGGTGGCTAGTTGTGGAAGCTTACTATAGCCATCTAGCATGTGCAGACGAAGAGGATGAGAAGATGACTTTAATTCAAGAAGAGCGTTTCAGAGGCATCTTAAGAGAGCTTCCACAAAGACCTTGGCATTTAGCGAATAGCGCTGGATTGATGCGATTCCCGAGCCTTTATGGGGATGCTGTCCGCCCTGGCTTGATGGTGTATGGCGTCTCTCCCTTGATTCAGAATCAAGAGAAACTACGGCCTGTGCTAACGTGGAAGAGTCGTGTTTCACTCGTGAGGCACATGCGCGCGGGAATGACTATCAGCTACGGTGCAACTTATCGTCTAAAGGAAGATGCCTGGGTGGGAGTTGTGAGTGTAGGATATGCGGATGGTTATCCGCGTAAGCTCTCAAACAATGGGGAGATCTTGGTTAAAGGACGGCGTTGTCCTATTTTAGGGCGTGTAACGATGGATGCAGTGATGGTGGACTTAAGTTCCATTTATATGAGGGGAGAGAGCATCCAAACAGGTGAAGAGGTGACACTTGTAGGAAAGTGTGGCTCTGAAGAGATAAGCGTTCGCGAGCTCGCAGAGCGCACGGGGGTGATTCCGTGGGAAGTATTGACGGGAATTAGCAAGCGCGTGCGCCGGTATATCGTGGCTTGA
- the tsaB gene encoding tRNA (adenosine(37)-N6)-threonylcarbamoyltransferase complex dimerization subunit type 1 TsaB, translating to MNVLAIETSSAYGSVALARGKEMRKVERFFSPQRHSESLTRALIRLELESIALDKILIGLGPGSFTSIRVGLAMAYGLALVKGCEVWGVWSHYSQGRQMRHVTRLILVTDARRGCVYVTEYERGKLYRATYMVRSEELDNCLSKGTLAATADWRDERLERIFPRAEDYLDLYDDPNFQDWQRERLEPFYLPIEKMS from the coding sequence ATGAATGTTTTGGCGATTGAAACTTCCTCCGCTTATGGATCCGTGGCCCTTGCAAGGGGGAAAGAAATGAGAAAGGTCGAGCGTTTCTTCTCTCCGCAGCGTCATTCAGAATCCCTCACCCGAGCGTTAATCCGTCTTGAGCTTGAATCCATCGCATTAGACAAGATCTTGATTGGCCTCGGGCCTGGATCTTTTACCAGTATACGTGTGGGTTTAGCGATGGCTTACGGATTGGCTTTAGTAAAGGGATGCGAGGTGTGGGGGGTATGGAGCCATTATTCCCAAGGACGACAGATGCGTCATGTGACGCGCTTAATTTTAGTAACTGATGCTCGAAGGGGTTGTGTGTATGTGACGGAATATGAGCGGGGGAAGCTGTATCGGGCAACTTATATGGTCAGAAGCGAAGAATTGGATAACTGTCTCTCAAAGGGCACGCTTGCTGCTACGGCAGATTGGAGAGATGAGCGGTTGGAACGAATTTTTCCTAGAGCCGAAGATTATCTAGATCTTTATGATGATCCTAATTTTCAAGACTGGCAGCGTGAACGTCTGGAACCTTTTTATTTACCGATCGAGAAGATGTCATGA
- the tsaE gene encoding tRNA (adenosine(37)-N6)-threonylcarbamoyltransferase complex ATPase subunit type 1 TsaE, which yields MKGEIVIQGKDALETWMRSWVDNLRDYSVLAVRGDLGVGKTTLCQALMDALGYKGEVTSPTFTLHHTYEGGARRVDHFDLYRIEPDDFSFWRFFDEMLAEADLALVEWPERHPRGMPKGKTVEMRIAFYGQARSYAWETI from the coding sequence ATGAAAGGCGAAATTGTCATACAGGGTAAAGATGCGCTGGAGACTTGGATGCGAAGCTGGGTGGACAATCTGCGTGATTATTCCGTTCTCGCGGTTCGAGGAGATTTAGGCGTGGGCAAGACGACTCTGTGTCAGGCTTTGATGGATGCGCTGGGCTACAAAGGAGAGGTGACAAGTCCGACCTTTACTTTGCATCACACATACGAAGGGGGAGCAAGGCGTGTGGATCATTTTGATTTGTATCGTATCGAACCTGATGATTTTTCGTTTTGGCGTTTTTTTGATGAGATGCTCGCTGAGGCTGATCTAGCACTCGTAGAATGGCCTGAGCGTCATCCACGAGGTATGCCAAAAGGGAAGACGGTGGAGATGCGAATTGCGTTTTATGGGCAGGCGCGGAGTTACGCGTGGGAGACGATATAA
- a CDS encoding thiamine-phosphate kinase: MKSYRDTGLSEISLIATLTRYWQQDASIVKGVGDDCAVLSVTSSGRSRYLLFKTDAIVEDVHFESSTSPRLVGRKAIARVLSDIAAMGGRPWVAVVTLGRPRGISTSRLKAVYAGMQAMADKVKLLLVGGETVTTRQLVLSVAALGWTQRVIGRAGAKSGDYVYVTGRLGGAMPRRHLTFSPRLAEGQWLARHGYPTAMMDISDGLGIDLIRLVLASNVGVRLDEKRIPRFPGVSLHEAMETGEDYELLFTVPKSKAKSLERKWPFSTPLSCIGEMRGRVSETLREWPWKGYDHLRGD, encoded by the coding sequence ATGAAGTCTTATCGGGATACAGGCTTGAGCGAAATCTCGTTGATTGCCACTCTTACCCGCTATTGGCAGCAAGATGCAAGCATAGTAAAAGGTGTAGGAGATGACTGTGCCGTCCTCAGTGTAACTAGCAGCGGCCGGTCACGTTATCTTCTTTTTAAGACCGACGCAATCGTTGAAGATGTGCATTTTGAATCCTCGACATCTCCTAGGCTAGTCGGTCGCAAAGCGATAGCGCGCGTCTTAAGCGACATCGCTGCGATGGGAGGCCGACCGTGGGTGGCTGTAGTGACCTTAGGACGTCCCCGTGGAATTAGCACTAGCCGCCTTAAGGCTGTCTATGCGGGAATGCAAGCTATGGCTGACAAGGTGAAACTTTTGCTTGTCGGAGGAGAGACCGTGACCACTCGGCAGCTGGTCTTATCTGTTGCAGCTCTTGGATGGACTCAGAGAGTGATTGGCCGCGCTGGCGCGAAGAGTGGCGATTACGTCTACGTGACGGGTAGGCTCGGCGGCGCCATGCCTCGGCGGCATTTGACTTTTTCACCTCGACTTGCAGAAGGACAGTGGCTAGCGCGACACGGTTATCCCACAGCGATGATGGATATCAGCGATGGTTTAGGGATAGATTTGATCAGGCTGGTATTGGCTTCGAATGTGGGGGTTAGATTAGATGAAAAAAGAATCCCTCGATTTCCTGGAGTGAGTCTTCATGAGGCAATGGAGACAGGGGAAGATTATGAGTTGCTATTTACAGTGCCGAAGAGTAAGGCGAAAAGCTTGGAACGAAAATGGCCTTTTTCAACACCGCTTAGTTGCATTGGAGAAATGCGTGGACGCGTAAGCGAGACACTCAGAGAATGGCCTTGGAAAGGGTATGATCATCTAAGAGGCGATTGA
- a CDS encoding EVE domain-containing protein, with the protein MTAQRKTVSDLSTCLTEPCWLVKQEPSAYSFSQFLEEKTTAWTGVRNPQARKNLRAMRKGDFVFYYHTGNEKAIVGAAKVKKEAYPDPTDTSWDCVDLEAIGFLPRPLPLAEIKSDPRLQDLPLVRQARLSVMPIPKDQAEYILRRCRGNS; encoded by the coding sequence ATGACAGCCCAACGGAAAACAGTATCTGATCTATCCACATGCCTTACAGAGCCATGCTGGCTTGTGAAACAAGAACCCTCCGCTTACAGCTTTTCGCAATTTCTCGAAGAAAAGACAACGGCTTGGACAGGAGTTCGCAATCCACAGGCGCGTAAAAATCTTCGCGCAATGCGCAAAGGCGATTTTGTTTTTTATTATCACACAGGGAATGAGAAAGCGATTGTGGGTGCAGCTAAAGTTAAAAAAGAAGCATATCCAGATCCTACTGATACAAGCTGGGACTGTGTCGATCTGGAAGCGATCGGTTTTTTACCACGGCCTCTCCCCCTCGCTGAAATAAAGTCTGATCCCCGTCTTCAAGATCTTCCGCTCGTCCGCCAAGCACGCCTTTCGGTGATGCCTATTCCTAAAGACCAAGCGGAATATATTCTCCGGCGTTGTAGGGGAAACTCATGA